In one Acidobacteriota bacterium genomic region, the following are encoded:
- a CDS encoding Rieske 2Fe-2S domain-containing protein yields the protein MDTVQDANQKVEGEDKQTVTATAEKATPPAPKASASADKPKAAAKPAVGTSAGAKSKTVESAPPDPVNKMRRRFIWTAVGASLAVNFLMFLRFFLPRTIFEPSTVFRVGYPTDFGFGVDTKFQQQYRVWVVRNAERLFVIYARCTHLGCTPDWKPGENKFKCPCHGSGYTSEGINFEGPAPRPMDRAHVELDPTGQIVVNTAKLYEWPKGDVAPGHFDEPGAFIQV from the coding sequence ATGGACACCGTTCAGGATGCGAACCAGAAGGTTGAGGGCGAGGACAAGCAGACAGTAACCGCAACGGCAGAGAAAGCTACACCACCGGCGCCGAAAGCGTCAGCATCAGCAGACAAACCTAAAGCCGCCGCTAAGCCGGCAGTCGGCACTTCGGCAGGGGCTAAGAGCAAGACTGTAGAAAGCGCGCCACCCGACCCAGTCAACAAGATGCGCCGCCGGTTCATATGGACCGCAGTCGGCGCCTCCCTTGCGGTTAATTTTCTGATGTTCCTGCGCTTCTTCCTTCCGCGTACCATCTTCGAACCCAGCACCGTATTCAGAGTCGGATACCCGACCGATTTTGGATTCGGGGTCGACACGAAATTCCAACAGCAATACCGCGTCTGGGTCGTTCGCAACGCCGAAAGGTTGTTTGTGATTTACGCCCGATGCACTCACCTTGGGTGCACGCCCGACTGGAAGCCCGGCGAGAACAAGTTCAAATGCCCGTGCCACGGAAGCGGATATACCAGCGAAGGTATCAACTTCGAAGGACCCGCGCCGCGTCCGATGGATCGCGCTCACGTAGAGCTTGATCCGACGGGGCAAATCGTAGTCAACACCGCTAAATTGTATGAGTGGCCGAAGGGCGACGTGGCGCCGGGCCACTTCGACGAGCCGGGCGCGTTCATACAGGTGTAA
- a CDS encoding glutaredoxin family protein — MTIYTRPRCHLCDEAKAAINASGCDGEFELEEVNIDQDPALSERYGLDIPVIFIDGVKAFKHRVDPGEFKRKLRRLART; from the coding sequence GTGACAATCTACACACGGCCACGCTGCCACCTGTGCGACGAGGCGAAGGCGGCGATTAATGCTTCTGGTTGCGACGGCGAGTTCGAATTGGAAGAGGTCAACATCGACCAAGACCCGGCGCTTAGCGAGCGATACGGCTTAGACATACCGGTGATCTTCATCGACGGAGTGAAGGCTTTCAAGCACCGCGTTGATCCGGGCGAGTTCAAGCGTAAGCTTCGCCGGCTAGCGCGAACTTGA
- a CDS encoding zf-HC2 domain-containing protein: protein MNQCDEIRAQMTFHLDDELQGNERAALETHLRGCEACRRLFEGEQRFLEVIRASQPLHVAPLELRARVEQVLADTPSPHAASKRLRHRIRWSLWPGATTASGLIHSRRVAALAAVAAVALLIGIWGVTEYRKQRPNPPSDFALMAVDTHQRHLRSQLPLEIASAVPERISAWFAGKVPFSVKLPNYQESSGQEKLYDLEGARLVGYKNDYAAYVAYKMRLRPISLVVTSEAVARPSGGEEIVSKGLTFHFDSIQGLKVITWSDRGLTYALVSDLEERGQQSCIVCHQGTRDQDFIESLKPKQVSDGSLR, encoded by the coding sequence ATGAATCAGTGTGACGAAATCCGTGCCCAGATGACTTTCCATCTGGACGACGAACTGCAAGGCAATGAACGAGCCGCGCTCGAAACCCATTTGCGTGGCTGCGAGGCTTGTCGGAGACTATTCGAGGGTGAGCAGCGCTTTCTCGAGGTCATCCGCGCTTCTCAGCCTCTTCATGTCGCGCCTCTAGAGCTTCGGGCGAGGGTCGAACAGGTGCTTGCGGATACGCCTTCTCCCCACGCAGCCTCGAAGCGATTGCGTCATCGCATACGCTGGTCTCTCTGGCCAGGTGCTACTACCGCTTCCGGGCTTATTCACTCTCGCCGTGTTGCGGCTTTGGCGGCAGTGGCCGCTGTAGCGTTGCTGATTGGCATCTGGGGTGTAACTGAGTACCGGAAGCAACGCCCCAATCCTCCGTCCGACTTTGCGTTGATGGCAGTAGACACTCATCAGCGACATCTGCGAAGTCAGCTTCCGCTCGAGATTGCATCCGCCGTGCCCGAGCGAATCTCAGCGTGGTTCGCAGGAAAGGTCCCTTTTAGCGTGAAGCTGCCGAACTATCAGGAATCGTCGGGGCAGGAGAAGCTCTACGACCTCGAAGGGGCGCGGTTGGTTGGATATAAGAATGACTATGCAGCCTACGTTGCTTATAAGATGCGGTTGCGGCCGATCAGCCTGGTAGTGACGTCAGAGGCGGTCGCCCGGCCCTCGGGGGGCGAAGAGATAGTCTCCAAAGGCCTGACGTTCCATTTCGACTCGATTCAGGGATTGAAGGTCATCACCTGGTCAGATCGAGGGCTGACCTATGCGCTGGTATCTGACCTGGAAGAACGCGGCCAGCAGTCTTGCATAGTGTGCCATCAGGGTACGAGAGATCAGGACTTCATAGAGAGTTTGAAACCAAAGCAAGTTTCAGATGGATCGCTGCGCTAA
- a CDS encoding sigma-70 family RNA polymerase sigma factor translates to MSEAGHRNSTFTNGALEHLDALYGFAMALTRNRTEAEDLVQETYLRAVRAFGRLMPDSNLKSWLFAIMRNAWLNQLRHTRGGPRFVELDAEEDGRAQWLDHVANDPHVVYLRKLECEEVRAAIESLPLPQREIVVLRDIEGFSYQQIASILGCPAGTVMSRLGRAREKLRRLLADWRTTSATRSARAN, encoded by the coding sequence ATGAGCGAAGCCGGCCATCGCAACTCCACGTTTACCAATGGTGCCCTTGAGCACCTCGATGCGCTCTACGGGTTTGCCATGGCATTGACCCGTAATCGGACTGAGGCTGAGGACCTTGTACAAGAAACATATCTGCGGGCCGTTCGGGCTTTCGGCCGGCTGATGCCCGACAGCAATCTCAAGAGCTGGCTCTTTGCCATAATGAGAAACGCCTGGCTCAACCAGCTTCGGCATACGCGCGGTGGGCCGCGATTTGTAGAGCTTGATGCAGAAGAAGACGGCCGCGCCCAATGGCTCGACCACGTTGCCAACGACCCGCACGTGGTCTATCTCAGAAAGCTGGAGTGCGAGGAAGTCAGAGCCGCGATTGAGAGCCTTCCGTTGCCGCAACGCGAGATCGTCGTGCTTCGTGACATCGAAGGATTCAGCTACCAGCAGATTGCAAGCATACTGGGATGTCCTGCCGGCACTGTTATGTCCCGGCTTGGGCGAGCGCGAGAAAAACTCCGGCGATTGCTCGCCGACTGGCGGACAACATCCGCGACGAGATCAGCTCGAGCGAATTAG
- a CDS encoding cytochrome B6, with product MTTSKRTKMLVTLVFIVMGAAAIYVSPQARAQQQPSSFGGVVEEPFAVVLKRDKGAKARVMAEHQKLLDARYDLSRRVDANVKMTRGKQIPVGPTARLKGVTWEQLGKMSPDEIKEKGVFPYLPLPHIAHPVGGMVFPQAEVKALARLERFDMDFDLPEHFLPEFPPAMFLITRPDLGDVSKGQTVTIDNFYELFNGILNPKQLDGLRLLLTQFPQQQFNATADRKTEKPDGMRGVTCFDCHVNGHTSGATHLAGDVRPQEFRRRIETPSLRGVNIQRLFGSQRALKSVEDFTEFEQRAAYFDGDPVLASKKGLSILERGSQVHNMAEFQELLDFPPAPKLNLFGRLDRTRSTESEIRGEDLFFGKAQCAVCHTAPYYTDNLMHDLKVERFFKPRMEGGMMITAQGPIKNFPLRGIKESPPYLHDGRLLTLEDTVEFFNLILRLDLAMQEKKDLVAFLRAL from the coding sequence ATGACAACATCAAAACGAACCAAGATGCTCGTGACACTTGTCTTCATCGTAATGGGTGCTGCCGCGATCTACGTCAGTCCGCAAGCACGCGCACAGCAACAGCCGTCTTCCTTTGGAGGGGTGGTCGAGGAGCCCTTCGCCGTGGTGCTGAAACGCGACAAAGGGGCGAAGGCGCGGGTGATGGCCGAGCATCAAAAGCTGCTCGACGCGCGCTACGATCTGAGCCGCCGCGTCGACGCGAACGTGAAGATGACTCGCGGAAAGCAGATTCCGGTTGGCCCTACGGCGCGGCTCAAGGGCGTGACCTGGGAGCAACTCGGCAAAATGTCGCCCGACGAGATTAAAGAGAAGGGCGTGTTCCCTTACCTTCCTCTCCCGCATATCGCCCATCCGGTGGGCGGCATGGTCTTTCCGCAGGCGGAGGTCAAAGCACTGGCAAGGCTTGAACGATTTGATATGGATTTCGATCTGCCGGAGCACTTCTTACCCGAATTTCCACCGGCGATGTTCCTGATCACTCGGCCCGACCTTGGCGATGTATCCAAAGGTCAAACGGTAACGATCGACAACTTCTACGAGCTTTTCAACGGCATCCTCAATCCGAAACAGCTCGATGGGTTGCGTCTGCTTCTCACTCAGTTTCCCCAGCAGCAGTTCAACGCCACGGCGGATCGCAAGACCGAAAAGCCCGACGGCATGCGTGGCGTGACCTGCTTCGATTGTCACGTCAACGGACACACGTCAGGGGCGACGCACCTTGCCGGCGACGTACGGCCGCAAGAGTTTCGCCGCCGGATCGAGACGCCTTCGCTGCGCGGCGTCAACATCCAGCGTTTGTTCGGATCGCAACGTGCCCTAAAAAGCGTGGAAGACTTCACTGAGTTCGAACAGCGCGCAGCCTACTTCGACGGCGACCCGGTGCTTGCGAGCAAAAAAGGATTGAGCATTTTGGAGCGTGGCTCGCAAGTTCACAACATGGCTGAATTTCAAGAGCTGCTCGATTTTCCGCCCGCGCCGAAGCTGAACCTGTTTGGCCGCCTCGACCGGACGAGGTCAACCGAGAGCGAGATACGCGGCGAAGATCTGTTCTTCGGCAAAGCTCAATGCGCGGTCTGCCACACAGCGCCTTACTACACGGACAACCTGATGCACGATCTGAAGGTCGAGCGCTTTTTCAAGCCTCGGATGGAAGGCGGGATGATGATCACGGCTCAAGGTCCGATCAAGAACTTCCCGCTACGCGGCATCAAGGAATCGCCACCGTATCTGCACGACGGAAGGTTGCTAACATTGGAAGACACAGTCGAGTTTTTCAATCTGATTCTGCGACTTGATCTGGCGATGCAGGAGAAGAAGGATTTGGTTGCGTTCCTGCGGGCGTTGTAG
- a CDS encoding S8 family serine peptidase: MRMRLAFCFLAIALFVSISAVSANRESKGVSSRSPVKFAVHESGSISASSYRSPGKLHKAMVSTEDLEALAQAKASGAIEISDYGSYKLFAMDDDALQSAEELSAGGDHTSVLLPNSLGSLVVRDDLNVLLLRSAAIDTTDVETTGTFVGMGRPAASYGLHSLASPIGDDSGLLRLVQFVGPVKRAWLEQLEASGVEAVAYVPNNGYLVRADSNARGRLMSRNQIAAARGEGFIQWEGPFLDEHKIHPALREAAGGELTVAVQLALGKGEQNARDNADVKQARKLASRVLVDAYGVLNFTNLRIKIDAGRIAGLAALQGVVNIEPWTAPRLMDERAGQIIAGQLTADLTAAQGPGYATWLAAHGFSSTFNFAIDVSDSGLDRGAITPDKLHPDFLDSNKQSRVLYARDYTSELDPGDVAGHGTINLSIAGGGSTSSDKDLRDTSGFNHGLGIAPFALLGSSKIFQSNGAFDLVDPYTKLVSDAYRDGARVLSNSWAELSNTYSIDAQEYDTRVRDAAPDQPGNQEATICFAAGNSGSVQRIGAPGTAKNVISVAAGENSRKDGTDGCNVKDTDADSAMDIAFFSSGGPIFDGRIKPDITAPGTHIEGAASQNPLFDGSGVCGEDFGKPYFPKGQTLYTWSSGTSHSTPQVAGAAALVRQFLINKGEPPTSALIKALLLNTTTYMTGNLAGGDLPQVRQGWGLLNLNRAFDTTPKILVNQTNTLTDSGQEFVITGEVKDSTQPFRVTLAWTDAPGFSGVAPWVNNLDLEVTINGQVYRGNNFSGQASKPGGDPDTKNNVEGVWLPIGAVGSFVVRVRAANIAGDGVPSNGDPTDQDFALVVYNGEKKDVPVATIVNVTLAGGADAFADPGETVSLRLSLGDLSPIALTSAHGTLSSTTTGVTVTVAGVDFPNIAPGQNAEGLSAFTFTVAGSVACGSVINFVLDVTSLGSTSRVPFAVAVGNTQAAQFFSDDIEAGELKWTHGSGVKKKKFRQDTWVIATKRVHSGTSSWFTPDPGSQVIDAHLDTVAIQLPADSRNLQLVFFHTFEFERGTFDGGVIEISTGADFEDLGSKILKGRYTGTVYEFTSNPLADRPAWVEGRLGTFQQVVVDLSSFAGKTVTIRFRIGTDPDGKGLGWYIDDVSLRGDRVNCTPVGLEQ; encoded by the coding sequence ATGCGAATGCGCTTAGCATTTTGTTTCCTCGCCATCGCGCTGTTTGTGTCCATCTCAGCGGTGAGTGCGAATCGCGAATCAAAGGGCGTCAGTTCCCGGTCGCCGGTAAAATTCGCCGTCCACGAAAGCGGCTCGATCAGTGCGAGTTCTTACCGAAGTCCCGGGAAGCTTCACAAAGCCATGGTTTCTACCGAGGATCTCGAAGCGCTCGCTCAAGCAAAAGCATCGGGGGCGATTGAAATCTCTGACTACGGGTCTTACAAGCTGTTTGCGATGGATGACGACGCACTCCAGAGCGCTGAGGAGCTGAGTGCGGGCGGAGACCATACGTCAGTCCTGCTTCCGAACTCCCTTGGTTCGCTGGTCGTGCGCGACGATCTAAACGTGCTGCTCTTACGATCCGCAGCAATTGATACAACCGATGTCGAAACGACGGGTACCTTCGTTGGAATGGGCCGCCCAGCCGCGTCGTACGGGTTGCATTCTCTTGCTTCGCCAATCGGCGACGATAGCGGGTTGCTTCGCTTGGTGCAATTCGTCGGCCCAGTCAAGCGAGCGTGGCTCGAGCAGCTCGAAGCGAGCGGCGTTGAGGCCGTGGCTTACGTGCCGAACAATGGCTACCTCGTGCGAGCTGATTCCAACGCGCGCGGGCGGTTGATGAGCCGCAATCAAATTGCCGCAGCGCGTGGCGAAGGCTTTATTCAGTGGGAAGGCCCGTTCCTTGACGAACACAAGATTCATCCCGCGCTGAGAGAAGCTGCCGGCGGTGAATTAACGGTTGCCGTCCAGCTCGCTCTTGGGAAGGGCGAGCAAAATGCGCGAGACAACGCCGATGTAAAACAAGCCAGAAAGCTGGCGTCACGGGTGTTAGTTGACGCTTACGGCGTGCTCAATTTCACCAACTTGCGAATCAAGATCGACGCTGGCCGGATCGCCGGCCTTGCCGCGCTGCAAGGCGTGGTTAACATCGAACCGTGGACTGCTCCTCGGTTAATGGACGAACGCGCGGGGCAGATAATCGCCGGGCAATTGACGGCCGATCTCACGGCGGCCCAAGGTCCTGGCTACGCGACATGGCTCGCCGCCCACGGGTTTTCATCCACGTTCAATTTCGCCATTGACGTCTCTGATAGCGGATTGGATCGCGGGGCGATAACGCCCGACAAGCTGCATCCGGATTTTCTCGATTCCAATAAACAGAGCCGCGTGCTTTACGCGCGCGATTACACCTCGGAGCTTGATCCCGGGGACGTTGCCGGACACGGCACGATTAACCTGTCGATTGCCGGCGGCGGGAGCACGTCTTCGGACAAAGACTTGCGCGATACTTCGGGTTTCAATCACGGTTTGGGAATCGCGCCGTTCGCTCTGCTCGGCTCGTCCAAGATTTTCCAATCCAACGGGGCGTTCGATCTAGTCGATCCTTATACCAAACTTGTCTCGGATGCTTATCGCGACGGCGCCCGCGTGTTATCGAACAGTTGGGCGGAGCTTTCGAACACGTATTCGATCGACGCACAAGAGTACGACACGCGCGTACGGGACGCAGCGCCCGATCAACCCGGCAATCAAGAGGCGACAATATGCTTCGCGGCTGGAAACTCAGGATCGGTCCAACGCATCGGCGCACCAGGCACGGCCAAGAATGTGATCTCGGTGGCGGCGGGAGAAAACTCGCGCAAAGACGGCACTGATGGCTGCAACGTGAAGGATACCGACGCGGACAGCGCTATGGACATTGCCTTCTTCTCGTCCGGGGGGCCCATTTTTGATGGCCGGATAAAACCCGACATCACCGCGCCGGGTACGCATATTGAAGGCGCGGCATCGCAAAACCCGCTATTCGACGGATCAGGCGTGTGCGGCGAGGATTTCGGCAAACCTTACTTCCCGAAAGGGCAGACCCTTTACACCTGGTCTTCGGGAACGAGTCATTCGACGCCGCAGGTCGCCGGCGCCGCCGCGCTGGTACGTCAGTTCTTAATCAACAAAGGCGAGCCGCCAACCTCCGCGCTTATCAAAGCGCTGCTGCTCAACACGACTACTTACATGACCGGCAATCTTGCGGGCGGCGATCTTCCCCAGGTGCGGCAGGGCTGGGGTCTGTTGAATCTCAATCGCGCGTTCGACACAACGCCGAAGATACTCGTCAACCAGACGAACACGCTTACCGACAGCGGTCAGGAGTTCGTCATCACCGGTGAAGTCAAAGACTCGACGCAGCCGTTTCGCGTGACACTAGCGTGGACTGATGCGCCCGGGTTTTCGGGCGTCGCGCCCTGGGTAAATAATCTGGACCTGGAGGTCACCATCAATGGTCAGGTCTATCGCGGCAACAACTTTTCGGGTCAGGCTTCCAAACCCGGCGGCGATCCCGACACAAAGAACAACGTCGAAGGGGTATGGCTTCCGATTGGCGCCGTCGGCAGCTTTGTCGTCCGAGTGAGAGCCGCCAACATAGCGGGCGACGGCGTTCCGAGTAACGGCGATCCTACCGATCAGGACTTCGCGCTCGTTGTCTACAACGGCGAAAAGAAAGATGTTCCGGTCGCGACGATTGTGAATGTCACGCTCGCGGGCGGCGCGGACGCGTTTGCCGACCCGGGCGAGACGGTTTCGCTCAGGCTCAGCCTTGGCGATCTTTCGCCGATCGCGCTTACATCGGCTCACGGGACGCTCTCATCGACGACCACCGGCGTAACAGTCACCGTTGCTGGTGTTGATTTTCCGAACATCGCCCCGGGCCAGAACGCCGAGGGCTTGTCTGCTTTCACGTTCACGGTAGCCGGAAGCGTGGCGTGCGGCAGCGTGATCAACTTCGTGCTTGACGTGACCAGTCTCGGGTCAACATCGAGAGTGCCATTCGCAGTCGCGGTGGGAAATACACAAGCGGCGCAGTTCTTCTCCGACGACATCGAGGCGGGTGAGTTGAAGTGGACCCACGGGAGCGGCGTCAAGAAGAAGAAATTTCGTCAAGACACGTGGGTGATTGCTACGAAGCGAGTCCATTCAGGGACAAGCTCGTGGTTCACGCCCGACCCGGGATCTCAAGTCATCGACGCCCATCTCGACACCGTTGCGATTCAGCTTCCGGCCGACTCTCGCAACTTGCAGTTGGTCTTTTTCCACACGTTCGAATTCGAGCGAGGGACGTTCGACGGCGGGGTGATTGAAATATCGACTGGAGCCGACTTTGAAGACCTCGGCTCAAAGATCTTGAAAGGCCGCTACACCGGAACGGTTTATGAGTTCACTTCGAACCCACTTGCCGACCGGCCCGCCTGGGTCGAAGGCCGGCTGGGGACGTTCCAGCAGGTGGTGGTCGACTTGAGCAGTTTCGCGGGCAAGACGGTGACGATCAGGTTCCGAATCGGGACTGACCCGGACGGCAAAGGGCTTGGTTGGTACATCGATGATGTGAGCTTGCGAGGGGACCGGGTCAATTGCACGCCGGTTGGGTTGGAGCAGTGA